A genomic stretch from Candidatus Flexicrinis proximus includes:
- a CDS encoding AtpZ/AtpI family protein, giving the protein MTKQHSPKPPQPRLLNVGVAMAAGQAGCVTIVIILLAVALGLWLDSLIGRRGLCTLGLVILSIPFSLALMLKLAFRTVNREAPKMPQPDPSSKEE; this is encoded by the coding sequence ATGACGAAACAACATAGCCCAAAGCCCCCTCAGCCGCGCTTGCTTAACGTGGGTGTGGCCATGGCGGCTGGACAGGCCGGGTGCGTGACGATTGTCATTATCCTTCTGGCGGTAGCATTAGGTTTGTGGCTTGATTCGTTGATTGGACGGCGTGGGTTATGCACGCTGGGACTGGTCATACTGAGCATCCCGTTTAGTCTGGCGCTGATGCTCAAGCTGGCGTTTAGAACCGTAAACCGGGAAGCGCCGAAAATGCCACAGCCCGACCCATCCAGTAAGGAGGAGTGA
- a CDS encoding NADH-quinone oxidoreductase subunit N, which translates to MLPFDFLTHLPAVIPEAGLTVLALIVLLFDLRWHGERRHMIGLVAGLGMILLAITPFVWAPTNPDVTYWGGMVRHDLLSQVFKVIALLAGGITCLLTAETSELGRKGEFFLIIVVSTLGACLMAAAADLIMVFVALETLSIPLYILASFSRKDKRSSEAGVKYFLFGSFASAIMLYGFSLLYGLTGSTSLYEIAGFLGSPEFGVNVAPLLVTMVLIVVGFGFKISAVPFHFWTPDVYEGAPTPVTAFVSVASKAASFALLMRFFVVVFPQTLVVQGVEIQHFWVNLLAVGAALSMTVGNVLALSQRNLKRLLAYSSIAQGGYTLIGVAALQAGSAQSVASVTFYMFMYLFTNMLAFGVIILFSEATGTDDVKDLAGLSRRNPWMALAMTIGFLSLAGIPPAAGFFGKFFLFNAAVEAGLTWLAILAVLNSIIGLFYYLVVIKVIYVDRSPDEDKAITVAPVAAWVLGVTSVVVVLLGTIGTQAVFNWALTSASSLL; encoded by the coding sequence ATGCTGCCGTTCGATTTTCTTACACATCTTCCGGCGGTCATCCCAGAAGCGGGACTGACGGTGCTGGCGCTGATCGTGCTGCTCTTCGATCTGCGCTGGCACGGAGAACGCCGCCATATGATCGGATTGGTTGCCGGCCTCGGTATGATCCTGCTTGCGATCACTCCGTTTGTGTGGGCGCCAACTAATCCCGACGTCACGTACTGGGGCGGCATGGTGCGCCACGACCTGCTGTCGCAGGTGTTCAAGGTGATCGCCTTGCTGGCAGGCGGCATCACGTGTTTGTTGACGGCAGAAACCTCAGAACTTGGCCGTAAGGGCGAATTCTTCCTGATTATCGTGGTCAGCACGCTCGGCGCCTGCCTGATGGCCGCTGCCGCCGACCTGATCATGGTCTTTGTCGCACTCGAAACTCTGTCGATCCCGCTGTACATCCTGGCGTCGTTCAGCCGCAAGGACAAGCGCAGTTCGGAAGCGGGCGTGAAATATTTCCTGTTCGGGTCGTTCGCTTCGGCGATCATGCTGTACGGCTTCAGCCTGCTGTATGGGCTAACGGGTTCGACCAGCCTTTACGAAATCGCTGGGTTTCTCGGCAGTCCTGAATTTGGCGTGAACGTCGCGCCGCTGCTGGTCACCATGGTGCTGATTGTGGTGGGCTTCGGCTTCAAGATCAGCGCGGTCCCGTTCCACTTCTGGACCCCGGATGTCTATGAAGGCGCGCCAACCCCCGTGACTGCATTCGTCAGCGTGGCAAGCAAGGCCGCCAGCTTCGCACTGCTGATGCGCTTCTTTGTCGTGGTGTTCCCGCAGACGCTGGTCGTCCAGGGGGTCGAAATCCAGCACTTCTGGGTTAACTTGCTGGCCGTCGGGGCGGCATTGAGCATGACCGTGGGCAACGTCCTCGCACTTTCGCAGCGCAATCTGAAGCGGCTGCTCGCCTACTCCAGCATCGCACAAGGCGGCTATACGCTGATCGGCGTGGCGGCATTGCAGGCGGGGTCTGCTCAGAGCGTGGCCTCGGTGACGTTCTACATGTTCATGTATCTGTTCACGAATATGCTCGCTTTCGGCGTCATCATCCTGTTCAGCGAAGCCACAGGTACAGATGACGTAAAAGACCTTGCCGGGCTCAGCCGCCGCAACCCGTGGATGGCGCTGGCAATGACCATCGGATTCCTGTCGTTGGCGGGAATCCCGCCGGCGGCTGGTTTCTTCGGCAAGTTCTTCCTGTTCAATGCGGCTGTCGAGGCCGGATTAACCTGGCTGGCAATCCTGGCCGTACTGAATTCGATCATCGGCCTGTTCTACTATCTGGTTGTGATCAAAGTCATATACGTCGACCGCAGCCCAGACGAGGACAAGGCGATCACCGTGGCTCCGGTCGCCGCATGGGTGCTGGGTGTAACATCGGTGGTGGTTGTGCTGCTCGGCACGATCGGCACGCAGGCGGTCTTCAACTGGGCGCTTACGAGCGCGAGTTCGCTGCTCTAG